Proteins encoded within one genomic window of Bacteroidota bacterium:
- a CDS encoding tetratricopeptide repeat protein produces MNARLFFIICFAIAGSFSLRAQDTVKANTLAPPPEAEMYYNSGTTKLNAGQYADALADFNKAIEAKADFEKAYYNRGLAKFQLIMNNSAKEDFSKSIELNPAADYSYFSRGQVKEADNDMKGAADDYAQAVRINPSNDKALYHSGEIKFENMDYKGAISDFDKAININQKDAYYWNDRGSAKRESGDLDGAIFDYQHAITVNPGLAFVYNNMGSARREKGDLKGAIESYTTAVNMKSDYYIAYNNRGSAKFDSGDYDGAMSDFNRAIQIKNDYAFAYVNRAAVRYKQRDYKGAVEDCNKAIQLNQKYGEAYMNRGIAKEMLRDDSACSDFIKAADLGVKQALQYSAECQ; encoded by the coding sequence ATGAACGCACGTTTATTCTTCATCATTTGTTTCGCAATAGCAGGAAGTTTTTCCCTGCGCGCACAGGACACCGTGAAAGCGAATACGCTCGCGCCTCCACCCGAAGCCGAAATGTATTACAACAGCGGCACTACAAAACTCAATGCCGGCCAGTATGCCGATGCGCTTGCCGATTTCAATAAAGCGATCGAAGCAAAAGCCGATTTTGAAAAAGCATATTACAATCGCGGGCTGGCGAAATTTCAACTCATTATGAATAACAGCGCGAAAGAAGATTTTTCGAAATCGATCGAACTCAATCCTGCTGCGGATTATTCTTATTTCTCGCGCGGGCAGGTGAAAGAAGCGGATAATGATATGAAAGGAGCGGCCGACGATTATGCGCAAGCTGTGAGAATAAATCCGTCGAACGACAAAGCGCTTTATCACAGCGGAGAAATAAAATTCGAGAATATGGATTACAAGGGCGCCATTTCTGATTTTGATAAGGCAATAAATATTAATCAGAAAGATGCGTACTACTGGAACGACCGCGGCTCTGCGAAAAGAGAAAGCGGAGATCTCGATGGAGCGATCTTCGATTACCAGCACGCGATCACGGTGAATCCGGGACTTGCTTTCGTTTACAATAACATGGGAAGTGCGCGGCGGGAAAAAGGTGATCTCAAAGGAGCGATCGAATCGTACACGACTGCTGTGAATATGAAAAGTGATTATTACATCGCTTACAATAATCGCGGCTCAGCAAAATTCGATTCCGGCGATTATGATGGAGCAATGTCTGATTTCAATCGCGCGATCCAGATAAAAAACGATTATGCATTCGCTTATGTGAATCGCGCTGCGGTCCGTTACAAGCAACGCGATTACAAAGGAGCCGTTGAAGACTGCAACAAAGCGATACAGTTGAATCAGAAATACGGCGAAGCTTACATGAATCGCGGTATTGCCAAAGAAATGCTGCGCGACGATTCGGCTTGTTCCGATTTTATTAAAGCGGCTGACCTCGGCGTAAAACAGGCCTTACAATATTCTGCAGAATGCCAATAA
- a CDS encoding M20/M25/M40 family metallo-hydrolase — protein MAKKTTTPDKNTILGKEELAFLERYINNSSPTGFETPGQQMWLDYIRPFVDSTFTDTYGTAVGVINPGAKYKVVIEAHADEISWFVHYITKDGFIYLRRNGGSDHQIAPSKRVNIYTEKGIVKAVFGWPAIHVRDAAKEEAPSQRNIFLDCGCISDKEVAALGIHVGCVCTYEDEFMVLNDRYYMGRALDNRAGGFMITQVARLLKKNKVKLPYALYIVNSVQEEVGLRGAEMIVENIKPNVAIITDVTHDTQTPMMNKIAQGDISCGKGPTVTYGPAVHNKLLKQIIDTAAKNKIPIQREAVSRSTGTDTDAFAYSSGGIASALISLPLRYMHTTVESVHKKDVDQVIRLIFETLKTIKANQDFRYIK, from the coding sequence ATGGCAAAAAAAACAACTACTCCCGATAAAAATACCATCTTAGGAAAAGAAGAACTTGCTTTTCTTGAGCGCTACATCAACAATTCATCGCCCACCGGTTTTGAAACGCCGGGGCAGCAAATGTGGCTCGACTACATTCGCCCTTTTGTGGATTCCACTTTCACCGATACGTACGGAACTGCAGTCGGTGTAATTAATCCCGGCGCAAAATATAAAGTGGTGATAGAAGCGCACGCCGATGAGATCTCCTGGTTCGTGCATTACATCACGAAAGACGGATTTATTTATTTGCGCAGGAACGGCGGATCGGATCACCAGATTGCTCCGTCGAAGCGCGTGAACATTTACACCGAAAAAGGAATTGTAAAAGCTGTTTTCGGTTGGCCTGCCATTCACGTGCGCGATGCGGCAAAAGAAGAAGCTCCTTCACAGAGAAATATTTTTCTCGACTGCGGATGCATTTCCGATAAAGAAGTTGCCGCACTGGGAATTCACGTGGGCTGCGTGTGCACGTACGAAGATGAATTCATGGTGCTCAATGATCGCTATTACATGGGGCGCGCACTCGACAACCGTGCAGGCGGATTCATGATCACGCAGGTGGCGCGGCTGCTGAAAAAAAACAAAGTGAAACTTCCGTATGCACTTTACATTGTGAATTCGGTGCAGGAAGAAGTGGGATTGCGCGGTGCAGAAATGATCGTGGAAAATATAAAACCAAATGTGGCGATCATTACCGACGTTACGCACGACACGCAAACACCAATGATGAATAAAATTGCGCAGGGCGATATTTCCTGCGGAAAAGGACCGACGGTAACTTACGGCCCCGCTGTTCACAACAAATTACTGAAGCAGATCATTGATACTGCTGCAAAAAATAAAATTCCCATTCAGCGTGAAGCCGTTTCCCGTTCTACCGGAACAGATACGGATGCATTCGCATATTCATCAGGAGGAATTGCATCGGCGCTCATTTCTCTTCCGCTGCGTTACATGCACACCACGGTGGAAAGCGTTCACAAAAAAGATGTGGATCAGGTAATCCGTCTTATCTTCGAAACACTGAAGACCATTAAGGCCAACCAGGATTTCCGTTACATAAAATAA
- a CDS encoding GH3 auxin-responsive promoter family protein yields MAILGSIVKRTLNLNKRIPRFRRRDAYNQQIKTLKKLLTKAEFTAFGEHYNFTRILSDADPVKAFRSSVDLYDYNSMFRKWWYRTLNGESYVCWPERVKYFALSSGTSEQSSKHIPVTKDMMRAIRKSSVRQVLALSQYDFPPEFYQKGMLMIGGSTHLNYNGTYYSGDLSGITTGNVPFWFQHFYKPGNRIARERDWSTKLEEIVRNASQWDIGIVAGVPAWIQILFERIIAHYKVKNIHDIWPNLEIYVWGGVSIKPYKKGFEKLVGRPIKYLETYLASEGFIAFQKNPDSEGQRLVTDNGIFFEFVPFNEENFDGDGNLKKKPKVLTLAEVDGETEYALVMSTCSGAWRYLIGDTVKFSDVENAEIIITGRTKQFLSLCGEHLSQDNMNRAIDLVAEEFDIEIPEFTVAGINYQNLFAHHWYIGTDSKVDAEKLKVSLDEHLKALNDDYRVERIAALKDIIIEILPVNAFLDWMRKHGKMGSQHKFPRVMRYSMLDDWKKHLGEFKRSTVAK; encoded by the coding sequence ATGGCCATTCTTGGATCGATCGTAAAGCGAACACTCAATCTCAATAAAAGAATTCCGCGTTTCCGGAGGAGAGATGCTTACAACCAGCAGATAAAAACGCTGAAGAAATTATTAACGAAAGCAGAATTCACTGCGTTCGGCGAGCATTACAATTTCACCCGCATTCTCAGTGACGCCGATCCTGTAAAAGCATTCCGCTCTTCGGTGGATCTTTACGATTACAATTCCATGTTCCGCAAATGGTGGTACCGAACGCTCAATGGAGAATCGTATGTGTGCTGGCCCGAGCGCGTGAAATATTTTGCACTCAGTTCCGGAACTTCCGAGCAATCGAGCAAACATATTCCGGTTACAAAAGACATGATGCGCGCCATTCGCAAATCGAGTGTGCGGCAGGTGCTCGCGCTTTCGCAATATGATTTTCCCCCGGAATTTTACCAGAAGGGAATGCTCATGATTGGCGGCAGCACGCACCTGAATTACAACGGCACTTATTATTCCGGCGATCTCAGCGGAATTACAACCGGTAATGTTCCATTCTGGTTCCAGCATTTTTACAAACCGGGAAACCGAATTGCACGCGAGCGCGACTGGAGTACAAAACTGGAAGAGATCGTTCGCAACGCATCGCAATGGGATATCGGAATAGTAGCCGGTGTTCCTGCATGGATACAAATTCTTTTCGAACGCATCATTGCTCATTACAAAGTGAAAAACATTCACGACATCTGGCCGAATCTTGAAATTTATGTGTGGGGCGGAGTTTCCATCAAGCCGTACAAAAAAGGTTTTGAAAAATTAGTGGGGCGGCCGATCAAGTATCTTGAAACTTATCTTGCCTCGGAAGGATTCATCGCTTTCCAGAAAAATCCGGATTCAGAAGGACAGCGCCTTGTAACAGACAACGGGATTTTTTTCGAATTCGTTCCGTTCAACGAAGAAAATTTTGACGGCGATGGAAATTTAAAAAAGAAACCGAAAGTTTTAACGCTGGCAGAAGTGGATGGAGAAACGGAATACGCGCTCGTGATGAGTACGTGTTCGGGCGCGTGGCGATATCTCATTGGCGACACGGTGAAATTTTCTGACGTGGAAAATGCGGAGATCATCATTACCGGAAGGACAAAACAATTTCTGAGTTTGTGCGGCGAACATCTTTCGCAGGACAACATGAATCGCGCGATCGATCTTGTTGCGGAAGAATTCGATATTGAAATTCCTGAATTCACAGTGGCAGGAATCAATTATCAAAATCTTTTTGCGCATCACTGGTACATTGGCACAGACAGCAAAGTGGATGCAGAAAAACTGAAAGTTTCGCTCGACGAACACCTCAAAGCACTCAATGATGATTACCGTGTGGAGCGTATCGCTGCGTTGAAAGACATCATCATTGAAATTCTGCCGGTGAATGCTTTTCTCGACTGGATGCGAAAGCATGGAAAAATGGGAAGCCAGCATAAATTTCCCAGGGTAATGAGATATTCAATGCTTGATGACTGGAAAAAACATCTCGGGGAATTCAAAAGATCAACAGTTGCAAAATAA